A single window of Vigna unguiculata cultivar IT97K-499-35 chromosome 1, ASM411807v1, whole genome shotgun sequence DNA harbors:
- the LOC114163994 gene encoding E3 ubiquitin-protein ligase RNF185-like: MEVDLNENLDGIEERLRRLEGAAFRARQRQRRRLSHAPIQIVNHAGEVVTVAHLQDEEVVHGGDFGGEITEETKGKRKASYLVAKALGLRTNEGEGFAAKLFHCNVCLKRAKDPVLTCCGHLFCWACFHKLPLPCSYSKAKECPVCEGEVTDESLTTIYGNSNVHSEVDDEASNEIPPRPCSRRVESTRQIFRN, from the coding sequence ATGGAGGttgatttgaatgaaaatttaGATGGAATAGAAGAGCGACTGAGAAGACTAGAAGGTGCAGCTTTTAGGGCAAGGCAACGTCAGAGGCGACGACTGAGTCATGCTCCGATTCAGATCGTTAACCACGCCGGAGAAGTGGTTACAGTGGCTCATCTTCAAGATGAAGAAGTGGTGCACGGTGGTGATTTTGGAGGAGAAATTACAGAAGAAACAAAGGGTAAAAGAAAGGCTAGTTATTTGGTTGCTAAAGCATTAGGGTTGAGAACCAATGAAGGTGAGGGTTTTGCTGCAAAGTTGTTTCACTGTAATGTGTGTTTGAAGAGGGCAAAGGATCCTGTTTTGACTTGTTGTGGTCACTTGTTTTGTTGGGCTTGCTTTCACAAGTTGCCATTGCCATGTTCTTATTCAAAGGCAAAGGAATGTCCAGTTTGTGAAGGAGAGGTCACAGATGAAAGTCTTACCACAATATATGGCAATTCAAATGTTCATAGTGAAGTTGATGATGAAGCAAGTAATGAAATTCCTCCCAGACCCTGTTCCAGGAGGGTTGAGAGCACTAGGCAGATATTCAGAAATTGA